In Theileria annulata chromosome 3, complete sequence, *** SEQUENCING IN PROGRESS ***, the sequence TTTCCACTATAGTACCGAGAGCGGATTTTACCTCTTCATAATCTTCTTCCTTATTCTTAGCTTCAGATTCATCGTTCATTTGTTGTTCTACATCTTTTATTTGTTCCTCTGGTACAGGCTGGACTTTTTCTGAGGCATCAATTAAATCAGGTTTTGGAGAATTAGGATTAGAAATGATTCTTTGAGGCGTTTCATCAGAATTGGAATCTGAGTCGCTGGAATAGATAATTCTTCTCTTTAATGACCTTTTGGTCTTATTTAAAAACTCAAACTCATCAAACTCAATATTCTTACTTTCATCTTCTTTCGACTCAACTGgttcttttaatttatcatctttTTCGTTCTTAGGTGATTTGTCATCTTCACCTTTACTTTTACCAACTTTGGCAGTACTGTTGATAGTATTACTATTGGTGTTAGTGTTGGAAGTGTTTGCTTTTGCGAAAAAGGAGCGAATATCCATGGAATCCTGGTGGTTTCAAATGGACTCAGTTATATCATACATGGTTTTAACGTCAcaagtatattattaatttaaattgtgtaaaataactatTTGTAAAAATCGGTGGAAAATACTTACATGATGTGCGATAGTATAGCGGACGCACACcatcaattttataaaaaacactataataatttcataataattttccTAAATGGACCTTCTTCatctaatttttaactaattttctaaactatcataatttacacgttattataatattataatggtatataatatatattataaaaactGAGAATATGTGTGGAAGGCGGTAGTATAATGTATGAGTTGGATTAAATTAAGAAACAGTATAGAGTAAAAGTGTTGAAAGAGTGGTGAAGAGTAGTAGTCTTGAGAGAGTTTTCGGTTTGACCATTCTGAAGACAAAGAACTCCGACTTTCCGTTCACGTTTGGGTAGACTAGGAAGTAATTGGTAAGAGTCGAGAGCAAAGATGCGTATGCACACCACTGTAATTTCTTGAACGAAGGCGCCAATCCAAACGTCGTTATCAGCACCAAACTATTACCCAAAACTGCCAACAAAAAAAATCCATCCGATTCCAATACCTCAACTACATTCATATATTAtccataatattaattatattagtaataaagATGAGAGATGAAGTTGAAATTACCTTTTTTATCACCAGTTTTTTCATTATctatagtattattaatttacaatataaaattttcaataacTAATCCAAAAGTGTTAACTAGTGaaaactaatttttaaaactatttatattatatagtgCAAAAACATGTTAACTTGTGAAGTCAGGATTAGTATgtaattagtatattatgTTAAGTGTAAGTATTTGGATACCTTTGGATTGAAGTGAATTGGAGAAGAGTTCCCAGAGGTGTGAACCGAAAAGATACCCCCAAGATACGTTAAGTAATGGCCTCAATAGGGACGAATTCACTCTCCAATGTCTATTCAAGTATGGAGCAAATGCTGATAACCCTCctattcaaaattttaacattacTTAACCATATAATTCAGgaaattttatcaaaaaatttttaaatgccaaatagttattaaaaaagagaaataattactaataataatgtaaataacTGTGAAactgttaaaattttgtaaattaatgagATAAGATATAAATGGAAGGATATGTGTAAGAATTACCCAGAGTTAGTGAACCGTATTTAAGAGTGGTTAAAAAGCCCCCAGACATTGTGAAAaggtaataataaaattgaaatgattagtagaaataaaattaaaacataaATGAACATGGGGGATTATTTACACAGTATGTGGATACTACAAGATTCCATTATCACAATTATACTAATTCTTAACAAACTAACGTACcaacataaattaatatcGTATTAAAACtgttatataatataattagttaattacaatatatttaatagtaaataATCTAAATATCATAAATTCATTCACTGAGATCCCAGATAACAAGATTTCTGCCACCAAACGTTAACAAACCGTCATCATCAAGAGATTTAGAACTTGCAAATATTGGACCCTGAACACCCaatattagaattatatataattcataatttattaacagTATAATATACTT encodes:
- a CDS encoding uncharacterized protein (4 probable transmembrane helices predicted for TA18635 by TMHMM2.0 at aa 4-26, 82-104, 109-126 and 146-163;~GPI-Anchor Signal predicted for TA18635 by DGPI v2.04, no cleavage site predicted) translates to MSGGFLTTLKYGSLTLGGLSAFAPYLNRHWRVNSSLLRPLLNVSWGYLFGSHLWELFSNSLQSKDNEKTGDKKVEVLESDGFFLLAVLGNSLVLITTFGLAPSFKKLQWCAYASLLSTLTNYFLVYPNVNGKSEFFVFRMVKPKTLSRLLLFTTLSTLLLYTVS